Proteins encoded in a region of the Vibrio sp. CB1-14 genome:
- the yihA gene encoding ribosome biogenesis GTP-binding protein YihA/YsxC, translated as MELTVSVKIHYQNTHFITSAPDIRHLPEDEGIEIAFAGRSNAGKSSSLNRLTNQRALAKTSKTPGRTQLINLFKVDEGCHIVDLPGYGFAQVPLEMKKKWQKSLGEYLQKRRCLKGLVVLMDIRHPMKDLDQQLIEWAVESGIPVQVLLTKADKLKSGARKAQVLKIREAALAFGGDVQVDPFSSLKGIGVDQLRNKLDTWFAPAFAHLEQSDDLEGGEQDA; from the coding sequence ATGGAGTTAACAGTGAGCGTAAAAATTCATTATCAAAACACGCATTTCATTACAAGTGCACCCGATATTCGTCACTTGCCAGAGGATGAAGGGATCGAAATTGCGTTTGCAGGACGCTCCAATGCAGGTAAATCCAGTTCACTGAACCGCCTTACTAACCAAAGAGCGCTGGCGAAAACCAGTAAAACACCAGGCCGTACCCAATTGATTAACCTTTTCAAGGTTGACGAAGGTTGTCACATCGTTGACTTACCTGGATACGGCTTTGCTCAAGTTCCTCTTGAGATGAAAAAGAAATGGCAAAAATCGCTAGGCGAATATTTGCAGAAACGTCGTTGCCTGAAAGGCCTAGTGGTACTGATGGACATTCGTCACCCAATGAAAGATCTTGACCAGCAGTTAATTGAATGGGCTGTTGAGTCTGGTATTCCAGTTCAGGTTCTTCTGACGAAAGCAGACAAATTGAAAAGTGGTGCTCGCAAAGCACAAGTGTTGAAGATACGTGAGGCAGCACTGGCGTTTGGCGGTGATGTGCAAGTCGATCCGTTTTCGTCACTAAAAGGCATCGGTGTTGATCAATTACGAAATAAACTCGACACCTGGTTTGCGCCAGCGTTTGCACACCTTGAGCAATCTGACGATTTAGAAGGTGGTGAGCAAGACGCTTAA
- a CDS encoding c-type cytochrome, producing MKKLALILSLVVSCSVWAQGDIEAGKAKSQTCVACHGADGNSLLTMYPSIAGQHAKYIEKQLKDLKLGMTSGGKQGRYDPVMSGMAMPLSEEDMADLAAYYASMPIAANSTPENVVEVGKVLYTAGDAERGITACIACHGPRGNGTELSGFPKISGQHADYVKSQLEKFRSGDRANDMNAMMRDIAKKLNDEDIDVLSKYVGGLH from the coding sequence ATGAAAAAATTAGCGCTAATCTTGAGTCTTGTAGTCAGCTGCTCAGTATGGGCCCAAGGCGATATTGAAGCTGGTAAAGCAAAATCCCAAACGTGTGTAGCGTGTCATGGAGCGGACGGTAACAGTCTGCTAACGATGTACCCAAGCATCGCAGGACAGCACGCAAAATATATTGAAAAACAACTGAAAGACCTAAAGCTTGGTATGACAAGTGGCGGTAAACAAGGTCGTTATGATCCTGTGATGAGTGGTATGGCTATGCCACTGTCTGAGGAAGATATGGCGGATCTTGCGGCTTACTATGCGTCTATGCCAATCGCAGCCAATAGTACCCCTGAAAATGTGGTCGAAGTGGGTAAAGTTCTTTACACCGCTGGTGATGCTGAGCGTGGAATTACCGCGTGTATTGCTTGTCACGGCCCTCGTGGTAACGGCACTGAGCTATCAGGATTCCCTAAAATTTCTGGTCAGCATGCTGATTATGTGAAATCACAACTAGAGAAATTCCGCAGCGGCGATCGTGCCAACGACATGAACGCTATGATGCGTGATATCGCCAAAAAGCTGAACGACGAAGATATCGACGTTCTTTCTAAATACGTGGGCGGTCTTCACTAA